The Parambassis ranga chromosome 14, fParRan2.1, whole genome shotgun sequence genome includes a window with the following:
- the LOC114445796 gene encoding trichohyalin-like — MVTHREVMENEWKKQFDLDRPDLDKLTTDLKKEREVLDRESEVLNREKMDLELLRSDIQKQMDMLEQEKETIKEEKNKMEITRTEMQNRKEHADTLFDEILSEKDNNEVLKRQLQTQREKLEDIMNVITSRQKEQERNNEEVKRQREELETIQKSMEADRQEVEDLRKTANEKKAEADAAMKSLNEDKELVSQMKIDIDKEREILLSEKDRIEGERSDLRMTEDQLIDKMRAMEILRVKLNDLSVKMREGVQTKMAKLQQNTEDALQLHSKLEENLAALNDQKENMASYTETLGREREALISLLSDMVTHREVMENEWKKQFDLDRPDLDKLTTDLKKEREVLDRESEVLNREKMDLELLRSDIQKQMDMLEQEKETIKEEKNKMEITRTEMQNRKEHADTLFDEILSEKDNNEVLKRQLQTQREKLEDIMNVITSRQKEQERNNEEVKRQREELETIQKSMEADRQEVDDLRKTANKKKAEADAAMKSLNEDKELVSQMKIDIDKEREILLSEKDRIEGERSDLRMTEDQLIDKMRAMEILRVKLNDLSVKMREGVQTKMAKLQQNTEDALQLHSTLEENLAALNDQKENMASYTETLGREKEAMISLLSDMVTHREVMENEWKKQFDLDRPDLDKLTTDLKKEREVLDRESEVLNREKMDLELLRSDIQKQMDMLEQEKETIKEEKNKMEITRTEMQNRKEHADTLFDEILSEKDNNEVLKRQLQTQREKLEDIMNVITSRQKEQERNNEEVKRQREELETIQKSMEADRQEVDDLRKTANKKKAEADAAMKSLNEDKELVSQMKIDIDKEREILLSEKDRIEGERSDLRMTEDQLIDKMRAMEILRVKLNDLSVKMREGVQTKMAKLQQNTEDALQLHSTLEENLAALNDQKENMASYTETLGREKEAMISLLSDMVTHREVMENEWKKQFDLDRPDLDKLTTDLKKEREVLDRESEVLNREKMDLELLRSDIQKQMDMLEQEKETIKEEKNKMEITRTEMQNRKEHADTLFDEILSEKDNNEVLKRQLQTQREKLEDIMNVITSRQKEQERNNEEVKRQREELETIQKSMEADRQEVDDLRKTANKKKAEADAAMKSLNEDKELVSQMKIDIDKEREILLSEKDRIEGERSDLRMTEDQLIDKMRAMEILRVKLNDLSVKMREGVQTKMAKLQQNTEDALQLHSTLEENLAALNDQKENMASYTETLGREKEAMISLLSDMVTHREVMENEWKKQFDLDRPDLDKLTTDLKKEREVLDRESEVLNREKMDLELLRSDIQKQMDMLEQEKETIKEEKNKMEITRTEMQNRKEHADTLFDEILSEKDNNEVLKRQLQTQREKLEDIMNVITSRQKEQERNNEEVKRQREELETIQKSMEADRQEVEDLRKTANEKKAEADAAMKSLNEDKELVSQMKIDIDKEREILLSEKDRIEGERSDLRMTEDQLIDKMRAMEILRVKLNDLSVKMREGVQTKMAKLQQNTEDALQLHSKLEENLAALNDQKENMASYTETLGREREALISLLSDMVTHREVMENEWKKQFDLDRPDLDKLTTDLKKEREVLDRESEVLNREKMDLELLRSDIQKQMDMLEQEKETIKEEKNKMEITRTEMQNRKEHADTLFDEILSEKENNEVLKRQLQTQREKLEDIMNVITSRQKEQERNNEEVKRQREELETIQKSMEADRQEVDDLRKTANKKKAEADAAMKSLNEDKELVSQMKIDIDKEREILLSEKDRIEGERSDLRMTEDQMIDKMRAMEILRVKLNDLSVKMREGVQTKMAKLQQNTEDALQLHSTLEENLAALNDQKENMASYTETLGREKEAMISLLSDMVTHREVMENKWKKKADLQRKKFNQLAPMLIQQKENLNRETEMLSREKMHLELMRSDIQKQIDTIEHDKQFIKKEKYKIKTSECQIRKRQSLSNSLPDKLNQEMVQPLQITEDHQGEGTSSNDRMWTVEELSDLKLRHKHLDSALELLAIIKGKLSRMNERIHDSLREIKVKLEKEQGNILQVISLLESKFDEIDKQKEEIIAHYNQIQQEKKHVEVRKLDQAVQTEVLGKESLFDQDVGTKDLHKVKDPERLYSDNTIQTHEFEHQDMSEEHKGRYCKSVRESLATVGENEEDNVEKINYSTPFKLLAEKDDLTDVEMSKSDRLRKIWKATTVERREINHMKHRSLEMKNNLEKRIKVVTHFVKKTISQEKTTAEKTNLEKTKDTLSQNDWVRDNQSLERHTALQELKVSVLSEIEKLRIKDESRTLTTCDKANQTVQVNLTTAGATMHAPQETSSKIIQGQRQEEDTEANPDTTSGLLCQLRHYCYRRCCCVCGKQMCLKEH, encoded by the coding sequence ATGGTGACTCACAGAGAAGTCATGGAAAATGAATGGAAGAAACAGTTTGACCTTGATCGGCCAGATCTTGATAAACTGACAACAGAcctgaaaaaggaaagagaagttCTGGATAGAGAGAGTGAGGtgctgaacagagagaaaatggacTTGGAACTGCTGAGGTCTGACATCCAAAAACAAATGGACATGTtagaacaagagaaagaaacaataaaggaagaaaagaacaagatgGAAATCACAAGGACTGAGatgcaaaacaggaaagaaCATGCAGACACTTTATTTGATGAGATACTCAGTGAGAAAGACAACAATGAAGTCCTGAAACGTCagcttcaaacacaaagagagaaactggAGGACATCATGAATGTGATTACCTCAagacaaaaagaacaagaacgTAATAATGAGGaggtaaaaagacaaagagaggaactgGAAACCATCCAGAAGTCTatggaagcagacagacaggaagtggaagatCTGAGAAAGACTGCCAATGAGAAGAAAGCAGAGGCTGATGCTGCCATGAAGAGTCTCAATGAAGACAAAGAACTGGTCTCTCAGATGAAGATTGACattgacaaagaaagagaaatactgctgagtgaaaaagacagaattgaAGGAGAAAGATCTGACCTGAGAATGACAGAAGATCAACTGATTGATAAAATGAGAGCAATGGAAATTCTGAGGGTAAAACTAAATGATCTTAGTGTAAAGATGAGAGAAGGTGTACAAACTAAAATGGccaaattacaacaaaacactgaagatgcactgcagctgcactcCAAGCTGGAAGAAAATCTTGCAGCCCTCAATgaccagaaagaaaacatggcttCTTACACTGAAACcttggggagagagagggaagctctGATAAGTCTACTGTCAGATATGGTGACTCACAGAGAAGTCATGGAAAATGAATGGAAGAAACAGTTTGACCTTGATCGGCCAGATCTTGATAAACTGACAACAGAcctgaaaaaggaaagagaagttCTGGATAGAGAGAGTGAGGtgctgaacagagagaaaatggacTTGGAACTGCTGAGGTCTGACATCCAAAAACAAATGGACATGTtagaacaagagaaagaaacaataaaggaagaaaagaacaagatgGAAATCACAAGGACTGAGatgcaaaacaggaaagaaCATGCAGACACTTTATTTGATGAGATACTCAGTGAGAAAGACAACAATGAAGTCCTGAAACGTCagcttcaaacacaaagagagaaactggAGGACATCATGAATGTGATTACCTCAagacaaaaagaacaagaacgTAATAATGAGGaggtaaaaagacaaagagaggaactgGAAACCATCCAGAAGTCTatggaagcagacagacaggaagtggacgaTCTCAGAAAGACTGCCAATAAGAAGAAAGCAGAGGCTGATGCTGCCATGAAGAGTCTCAATGAAGACAAAGAACTGGTCTCTCAGATGAAGATTGACattgacaaagaaagagaaatactgctgagtgaaaaagacagaattgaAGGAGAAAGATCTGACCTGAGAATGACAGAAGATCAACTGATTGATAAAATGAGAGCAATGGAAATTCTGAGGGTAAAACTAAATGATCTTAGTGTAAAGATGAGAGAAGGTGTACAAACTAAAATGGccaaattacaacaaaacactgaagatgcactgcagctgcactcCACGCTGGAAGAAAATCTTGCAGCCCTCAATgaccagaaagaaaacatggcttCTTACACTGAAACCttggggagagagaaggaagctaTGATAAGTCTACTGTCAGATATGGTGACTCACAGAGAAGTCATGGAAAATGAATGGAAGAAACAGTTTGACCTTGATCGGCCAGATCTTGATAAACTGACAACAGAcctgaaaaaggaaagagaagttCTGGATAGAGAGAGTGAGGtgctgaacagagagaaaatggacTTGGAACTGCTGAGGTCTGACATCCAAAAACAAATGGACATGTtagaacaagagaaagaaacaataaaggaagaaaagaacaagatgGAAATCACAAGGACTGAGatgcaaaacaggaaagaaCATGCAGACACTTTATTTGATGAGATACTCAGTGAGAAAGACAACAATGAAGTCCTGAAACGTCagcttcaaacacaaagagagaaactggAGGACATCATGAATGTGATTACCTCAagacaaaaagaacaagaacgTAATAATGAGGaggtaaaaagacaaagagaggaactgGAAACCATCCAGAAGTCTatggaagcagacagacaggaagtggacgaTCTCAGAAAGACTGCCAATAAGAAGAAAGCAGAGGCTGATGCTGCCATGAAGAGTCTCAATGAAGACAAAGAACTGGTCTCTCAGATGAAGATTGACattgacaaagaaagagaaatactgctgagtgaaaaagacagaattgaAGGAGAAAGATCTGACCTGAGAATGACAGAAGATCAACTGATTGATAAAATGAGAGCAATGGAAATTCTGAGGGTAAAACTAAATGATCTTAGTGTAAAGATGAGAGAAGGTGTACAAACTAAAATGGccaaattacaacaaaacactgaagatgcactgcagctgcactcCACGCTGGAAGAAAATCTTGCAGCCCTCAATgaccagaaagaaaacatggcttCTTACACTGAAACCttggggagagagaaggaagctaTGATAAGTCTACTGTCAGATATGGTGACTCACAGAGAAGTCATGGAAAATGAATGGAAGAAACAGTTTGACCTTGATCGGCCAGATCTTGATAAACTGACAACAGAcctgaaaaaggaaagagaagttCTGGATAGAGAGAGTGAGGtgctgaacagagagaaaatggacTTGGAACTGCTGAGGTCTGACATCCAAAAACAAATGGACATGTtagaacaagagaaagaaacaataaaggaagaaaagaacaagatgGAAATCACAAGGACTGAGatgcaaaacaggaaagaaCATGCAGACACTTTATTTGATGAGATACTCAGTGAGAAAGACAACAATGAAGTCCTGAAACGTCagcttcaaacacaaagagagaaactggAGGACATCATGAATGTGATTACCTCAagacaaaaagaacaagaacgTAATAATGAGGaggtaaaaagacaaagagaggaactgGAAACCATCCAGAAGTCTatggaagcagacagacaggaagtggacgaTCTCAGAAAGACTGCCAATAAGAAGAAAGCAGAGGCTGATGCTGCCATGAAGAGTCTCAATGAAGACAAAGAACTGGTCTCTCAGATGAAGATTGACattgacaaagaaagagaaatactgctgagtgaaaaagacagaattgaAGGAGAAAGATCTGACCTGAGAATGACAGAAGATCAACTGATTGATAAAATGAGAGCAATGGAAATTCTGAGGGTAAAACTAAATGATCTTAGTGTAAAGATGAGAGAAGGTGTACAAACTAAAATGGccaaattacaacaaaacactgaagatgcactgcagctgcactcCACGCTGGAAGAAAATCTTGCAGCCCTCAATgaccagaaagaaaacatggcttCTTACACTGAAACCttggggagagagaaggaagctaTGATAAGTCTACTGTCAGATATGGTGACTCACAGAGAAGTCATGGAAAATGAATGGAAGAAACAGTTTGACCTTGATCGGCCAGATCTTGATAAACTGACAACAGAcctgaaaaaggaaagagaagttCTGGATAGAGAGAGTGAGGtgctgaacagagagaaaatggacTTGGAACTGCTGAGGTCTGACATCCAAAAACAAATGGACATGTtagaacaagagaaagaaacaataaaggaagaaaagaacaagatgGAAATCACAAGGACTGAGatgcaaaacaggaaagaaCATGCAGACACTTTATTTGATGAGATACTCAGTGAGAAAGACAACAATGAAGTCCTGAAACGTCagcttcaaacacaaagagagaaactggAGGACATCATGAATGTGATTACCTCAagacaaaaagaacaagaacgTAATAATGAGGaggtaaaaagacaaagagaggaactgGAAACCATCCAGAAGTCTatggaagcagacagacaggaagtggaagatCTGAGAAAGACTGCCAATGAGAAGAAAGCAGAGGCTGATGCTGCCATGAAGAGTCTCAATGAAGACAAAGAACTGGTCTCTCAGATGAAGATTGACattgacaaagaaagagaaatactgctgagtgaaaaagacagaattgaAGGAGAAAGATCTGACCTGAGAATGACAGAAGATCAACTGATTGATAAAATGAGAGCAATGGAAATTCTGAGGGTAAAACTAAATGATCTTAGTGTAAAGATGAGAGAAGGTGTACAAACTAAAATGGccaaattacaacaaaacactgaagatgcactgcagctgcactcCAAGCTGGAAGAAAATCTTGCAGCCCTCAATgaccagaaagaaaacatggcttCTTACACTGAAACcttggggagagagagggaagctctGATAAGTCTACTGTCAGATATGGTGACTCACAGAGAAGTCATGGAAAATGAATGGAAGAAACAGTTTGACCTTGATCGGCCAGATCTTGATAAACTGACAACAGAcctgaaaaaggaaagagaagttCTGGATAGAGAGAGTGAGGtgctgaacagagagaaaatggacTTGGAACTGCTGAGGTCTGACATCCAAAAACAAATGGACATGTtagaacaagagaaagaaacaataaaggaagaaaagaacaagatgGAAATCACAAGGACTGAGatgcaaaacaggaaagaaCATGCAGACACTTTATTTGATGAGATACTCAGTGAGAAAGAGAACAATGAAGTCCTGAAACGTCagcttcaaacacaaagagagaaactggAGGACATCATGAATGTGATTACCTCAagacaaaaagaacaagaacgTAATAATGAGGaggtaaaaagacaaagagaggaactgGAAACCATCCAGAAGTCTatggaagcagacagacaggaagtggacgaTCTCAGAAAGACTGCCAATAAGAAGAAAGCAGAGGCTGATGCTGCCATGAAGAGTCTCAATGAAGACAAAGAACTGGTCTCTCAGATGAAGATTGACattgacaaagaaagagaaatactgctgagtgaaaaagacagaattgaAGGAGAAAGATCTGACCTGAGAATGACAGAAGATCAAATGATTGATAAAATGAGAGCAATGGAAATTCTGAGGGTAAAACTCAATGATCTTAGTGTAAAGATGAGAGAAGGTGTACAAACTAAAATGGccaaattacaacaaaacactgaagatgcactgcagctgcactcCACACTGGAAGAAAATCTTGCAGCCCTCAATgaccagaaagaaaacatggcttCTTACACTGAAACCttggggagagagaaggaagctaTGATAAGTCTACTGTCAGATATGGTGACTCACAGAGAAGTCATGGAaaataaatggaagaaaaaagcTGACCTCCAAAGAAAAAAGTTTAATCAATTGGCACCAATGCTAATCCAACAGAAAGAAAATCTGAACAGAGAGACCGAGATGTTGAGCAGAGAAAAAATGCACTTGGAATTGATGAGGTCTGACATCCAGAAACAAATTGACACCATAGAACATGACAAACAATTtataaagaaagagaaatacaaGATAAAAACTTCAGAATGTCAGATTCGAAAGAGGCAATCTCTCAGCAATAGCCTCCCTGATAAGCTGAACCAAGAAATGGTCCAACCGCTTCAAATTACAGAAGATCATCAAGGTGAAGGCACGTCTTCTAATGATAGAATGTGGACTGTTGAAGAACTTTCTGATCTTAaactcagacacaaacacctTGACAGTGCATTGGAATTATTGGCCATTATTAAAGGAAAACTTTCACGTATGAATGAAAGGATACATGACAGTCTCAGAGAGATTAAGGTCAAGTTAGAGAAGGAACAGGGAAACATACTTCAGGTCATCTCTTTATTGGAAAGCAAGTTTGATGAAATTGATAAGCAGAAAGAAGAGATTATTGCTCACTATAACCAGATAcaacaagaaaagaaacatgTGGAGGTCAGAAAGTTAGATCAGGCAGTGCAGACTGAGGTGTTAGGCAAAGAGTCACTCTTTGATCAGGATGTTGGAACAAAGGATTTGCATAAAGTGAAAGATCCAGAACGTTTGTATTCAGATAATACGATCCAGACTCATGAATTTGAACATCAGGATATGTCTGAGGAACATAAGGGT